The Tepidibacter aestuarii genome contains a region encoding:
- a CDS encoding ACT domain-containing protein, translating into MTKKIFYLIDEEVVPDVYRKVIEVKKILSSGKVNQVTEAVKIVGISRGAFYKYKDYVFLSSNDQLGNIVTFSMFLDHTKGVLSATLNRLADFGCNVITINQNIPINDVASLTLTVDTKDMSISIEDVIEKVKELNGVCSLQILARE; encoded by the coding sequence TTGACTAAGAAAATATTTTACTTAATAGATGAGGAAGTTGTACCAGATGTATATAGAAAAGTTATAGAGGTAAAAAAAATATTAAGCTCTGGTAAAGTTAATCAGGTAACAGAGGCTGTTAAAATAGTAGGGATAAGCAGAGGAGCCTTTTATAAATATAAAGACTATGTTTTTTTAAGTAGTAATGATCAGCTTGGAAATATAGTTACTTTTTCTATGTTTTTAGATCACACTAAAGGTGTTTTATCAGCAACTCTTAATAGATTAGCTGACTTTGGGTGCAATGTAATAACAATAAATCAAAACATACCTATAAATGATGTAGCAAGCTTAACTTTAACAGTAGATACTAAAGATATGAGTATATCAATAGAAGATGTTATAGAAAAAGTTAAAGAGTTAAATGGAGTATGTAGTTTGCAAATATTAGCAAGAGAATAA